The sequence agaatttgaaatattttacgAGTTTCTCTTACAAGGTAAATTTGTTCTGGGATTGAATTTCTTTCTGATCCTTTATGAATTCCAACTTTAGGGGTTTTAGAGGAGTGTTATTAGTTGATATTCCAATTTCCTTTCCTGTGCACATGGTGGAACAGGTGAAGCAATGGCAATTCTAACTGGTTGATTTGCCAATTGTAGGTGTTGATATCAGTATGAACACTCATCTGAAAACAGTGAAACTAACAGTGAAAGGGAAAAATCCAGTAACTTTGGATCATCTTAGTGTGAGGGGCAACAACATTCGTTATTACATCCTTCCTGACAGCTTGAATCTTGAGACTTTGCTGATCGAGGAGACACCTAAGGTCAAACCGAAGAAGCCAACAGCTGGTATTGCTAACTTCTTTTTGGCTTCAACTACATTTAAATGTTACATAATATTTCTTTTCCTACTTATAACGGATTGCTAATAATTTTAGTTCTTCTAAAAATTTCAGGGAGGCCTCTGGGTCGTGGTAGAGGCCGAGGCCGTGGACGTGGCCGTGGCCGCTAATCATATCTTGCTTGCTTAAATTTTTGCAGCGTCTGGTTATGTAAACACGAATCTGCTGATAAAGTTAGGAACAGTAAGAGAATGCTACTGCATTATTTTGCTGTTTGCCTTATGAAGGCAAATTGCAGTACACGAGTTTGTCCGTGGTTAATCCTTTTCAAATTCAACCAGAAGATCAAAAGTGATGAGCTTATGTCATGTTACTCTTCTGTATCCTCGTTCATTAATCATGCTGGAATGCTATCATTCATGGAACATTCTGATTTG is a genomic window of Populus alba chromosome 5, ASM523922v2, whole genome shotgun sequence containing:
- the LOC118061708 gene encoding small nuclear ribonucleoprotein SmD1b → MKLVRFLMKLNNETISIELKNGTVVHGTITGVDISMNTHLKTVKLTVKGKNPVTLDHLSVRGNNIRYYILPDSLNLETLLIEETPKVKPKKPTAGRPLGRGRGRGRGRGRGR